A window of Thermococcus sp. LS1 genomic DNA:
AGAGAACCTCGAGGACGATGTGGGTGATGGTCTCCTTGACGCCGTCGAGTGAGGCTATCTCCTCAAGTATCTCATCGAGCTTGGTCTTGTCAGCCTCGATGATGAGGTCAATGTCGCCGGTGACACGGTAGATCTTCTTTATCTTGAGCTTCTTTATCTGCTCGTAGACGTACTTCCTCTTGGTTGGCTCTATCCTAACGAAGACGAAGACGTCGCCCTTCTTTTCGCCGAGGATGTCGAGGGCCTTATCGGTGAGGTCGATGAAGCCCCTGCCGGTTCTTATGTAGCCAAGCTCCTTGAGAACCTTGAGGTGGTTGCTTAGAGCCTGTCTGGTTATTCCAAGTTCTTCGGCTAGCTCGTCCTGGGTCTTTTCAACGGTGTGAACTTCTATGGTCTTTCCTTCCTCGTAGAACTTCCTGAGCAACCTAATCTGCCTTGGAGTGAGGGTGGGCCTCTCTTCCATTTTTAAAACCTCCTTTGCAAGGTTAGCGTTTACAGCTTTATTAAACCAACTATTTTCAAGGCCAATGTCAAATTTTTCTGGCCTCTAAACTGATAGCCCCTGACCATACTTATAAGTCTTTCTCAAAGTTAGCTTTTTAATCCCCGGCTCTAATCAACTCACATGAACAAAGCGGCCTACACCGAGGACGTTCCCCCGGACAGGTTCGAACTCCTTGACAAGATAGCCCAGTCAGAGAGACCCATCAGGGTAATGCTCATCGGTGGAACCGACAGCGGAAAGACGACCCTCCTGACATTCCTTGCGAACGGGCTCATTGAAATGGGTCTTAGAGTTGCGATAATCGACAGCGACGTCGGCCAGAAGGGAGTCCTCCCTCCAGCGACAGTGAGTTTAGCTTTTCCTAAAGGTCCCTTTGACTCAACCAGCAATCTAAAGGCTTACGCTCACTATTTCATTGGGACCACTTCTCCTGGGCAGTACACCGGTGAGATGGCCGTTGGTGTCAAGAGACTGGTTGATATTGCCGTTCAGAGTGTGGATGTCGTTTTGATAGATACTACCGGCTTCGTCACCGGCCCGGGCATAGAGATGAAGCGCCTCAAAGCCGAGCTCGTGAGACCTGAACTGATAGTTTTCCTTGAGAGGAAAAATGAGCTCTCTCACCTAAGACGGCTCCTCTCTCCCTACGGTGAAGTCCTGAGCCTCTCAGTGAGCGACAGAGCGAGGGAACACTCGAGAGAGGAGCGTAGAGAAGTACGGCGAGAGAAGTGGGGTGCTTACTTCTCAAGCGCTGGTCTGATTGATGTTGATTTGAATAAGGTCGTTCCGACCGGAACGGAGCTCTTCAGAGGCAGACCGTTAACGGCCGAGGAAAAGGAACTTCTATCGTCCCTCTTCAAGTGGCTCGTCCTGGCCGGCTGGAAGGGCGAGCGCTACACCGTAGTCAAGGCCGACGTCGAGAACGTTCCAAGGCACTACAGCAGGTCTGTTATCCACGCCGTTGACTTCGAAAAGCTAAGCAACTTGCTGGTCGGTTTCATCGATAAAGACGGTCTCTGCCTCGGCGTTGGGATACTGAAGTGGATAAACTTCAGCGAGATGAAGGCCCAGATCCTGACGCCCATATCTTTAGAAGAACTTGAGAGGGCAGTCGAGCTTCGCTTTGGGCGCATAAGGGTGCTCGAAAGCGGCGAAGAGCTTGGCCTGCTGAGAAGGGAGGAGCTCTAGCAAAGATTTTTAAGTCAATAACCTAATCGAATTAGGTGGCCCTAATGGAGCTCAAGGCGTTCATCGAGATAACCCGACCCCACAACTGCATCCTTGCCGGGATAGTGGGCCTTCTGGGCTCGATAGTGGCTGTTGGTCACTTTCCCGACTCAAAAACGGCCTTACTTGTCTTCCTGGTGGTCACTCTGGGCTGTGCCGGAGGAAACACGATAAACGACTACTTCGACTACGAGATAGATAAAATCAACCGCCCCGAGAGGCCCCTGCCAAGGGGAGCAATGGGCAGGAAGGCTGCACTCTATTACTCGATGCTCCTCTTTGCCCTCGGTCTTGTCCTGGCATACATGATAAACATCTACGCCTTCATCCTTGGGACGATAGCTTACGTCACGATGTTCATCTACGCCTGGAAGCTCAAGCCCCTTCCGTTCGTCGGAAACATTATCGTTGCCGGCCTGACCGGTGCGACCCCGCTCTACGGTGCGGTCGCTGTTGAACACCTCGGGCTGGCCGGCTATTTAGCGATCTGTGCCTTCCTCGTGAACGTTGCCAGGGAGGTTATTAAGGACATTGAGGATGTAGAGGGGGACATGGCCAAAGGCGCTAAAACACTACCAATAATCTGGGGGAAGAAGAGAGCGGCCTACGTTGGGGCCCTCTTTGCGCTCCTGACGGTCATCGCTTCGTTCCTTCCTGTCAAGGCGGGTGTTGGCGTCGGCTACTATGCGATGGTTCCTGTTGATTTACTCATACTCTACGCGGCCTACCTGATCCTGAGGAGCCAGGACAGGGAGGTTGCACATAAATCACAGAAGCTACTCAAGATGAGCATTTTCCTGGCGGTTATGGCTTTCCTTATAGCAGCGATAGTTTGAGGAGGTGAGATCATGGAGTTTAAGGATGAGCTCATAAGAAGCCTTGAGGGGGAGGAGCTCTGGACAGTCATCACATTTAAAACCCCTCACGGTCCGGGAAAGACTCTGGAGAAGCTCGTAGAGGCACTTGAAGATGCCGGCTGGAGGATAACGTTTAAGGCCAACTGGTGGACGGCTGACATTCCCTACGGCTTAGTCAGAATAGACGCGAAAAAGGACGGAAAGGAGAAGATAGTGCTTGGCAAGTGGATACTTGGAGGCAAATGCGAGCTGATAAGGATTGAGAACATGGATCTCATCAAGGGCCGCGACGAGTTCTTCCGCATGGTGGACAGCATAACCTCGACGCTCATTCACGACCCTGTCATAAGGACGATGAGGGAGCAGTACTGACTCCCGCTTCTTCTATTTTTCGAGAGAATTAAAAAGAGAAAGAGCTCACAGCGGCTCGTAGTAGCCTATCTCCGGCTCGTAGATTTCTCCTTCAGCCAGGAGCTGGGTTATAGCTTCCTCGATGAGCTCCTCGTCGAACTCCTTCGAGAGCTTCTTGACGATGAACTTGTGGGACAGTGCCTTTTGCTTCTCCTTCAGCAGATCAAGGACGGCCTTCTTGGCCTTTTCGAGCTCTGGGTTCTCCTCAGTCTTTTCCTCGACCTCCGGAACTTCCTCTTCGAAGAGCTCCTCCTCGAGGTTCCTGTGCTCGAGCATTATCGTGTAGAGCTCGTCAATTGTCAGCAGTAGGTCTTCGCTAACGCCCTTGTTCTTGGCTATGACCTTGGCCTTCGCGGTGATGCCGTACTTGTCGTAGATCTCGAATGCTATCTGGGCCTTCTTGGCGTGTTCGACCTTCTCCTTCAGCGTCTCGAAGCGATGGAGTATCCACATGTTGGGATGGACTTTGGCGATGCCCTCGACAAGTATCTGCTTGTCGTCGCGCCATTCAGCAACCTTGCCTATTATCTGGACGAGGTCGCCCTTTTTGACGAGCCTGATGAACCTCGTATCGTCCCTAAAACCGAGCACCCAGATGGTTCCGGTTCCGTCGTCGATCTGGAGCTTTCCATAGGTCTCGTCGTCGCTTATAACCGGCTCGCGAACGACGGTGGCGACGACCTTGACGCGGTAGACCTTTCTCGCGTCCTTCGTTATGAGGTAGTTGGGCTCGAAGTCCCCTTCACTCTTAACGTAGTAGCCGTCGATGATGTCCTTGATGTAGACCCTGCTCGCTGGGAGGCGCTTTTTCATAGCTCCTCACCTCCAAAGAACTCGATGACGCTCTCCACCCGGGGGAGAACCTTCCTCTCAAGCTCCCTAATCTCCTCCAGCGCTTCCAAATCTGCCTCGCTGAAGTCCTGTATAACCTCGCCGTAGATGTGAATGCCTTCTTCGTTCCTGATGACCCTGCCGATGACCCTAACGGTCTGGCCGTTCTGGGGGAGGACGTTCTCCTCGCTCTCGATGAGTATGACCCCGGTTCCGTCGTCGAGCCAGAAGGTGTAATCCATCTTGTCGACCTTGAAGGCCTTGCCTATGAGCGCAACTCTCGTGTCGTCTTCCCTTATCTCGCCTATCTTCCTCTCGACGGCAGGCTTGCGCCGCCTGTACCTGACCTCTTCCATTCACAGCACCTCCTTAATGGCCTCCTTCAGCTCGGCCCTGACGCGGCTTATCTCTCTCTTGTAGTCCACCTCGTCCCAGCCAAAGGCCTTGAGGATCAGCCCAAGGAACTTGTCGTCCACGACGTTGCCCCTGACGACTATCTCCCTTCCGAGCAGGTAGTAGTACTCCTCCTCCGCGAGCTTTCTGCCGGCTTCCTTGAGGGTCAGTCCTTCCTCCACCAGCTCCCTGAGCTTTTCTGCTATCTCATCTGGGTCTTTTCCGAGAAGCTCGGCCGCATCGTCGCCGAAGAGCGTCGTCCTTATGTAACCAGTTGAGTCGTCGAGGCCAAAGTCGATGATGGTTATCTTTATCGGCTGGATCTCGCCGTGCTCGGGGCATATCCAAGTATCTGTTGCCGGCTCGTAATCAACCTTCCTCCTGCACTCAGGGCAGGCGTCGTAAACGGTAACCCTGTAAAGCCTCGCTATCGTTCCCCTAACCTCAACAAAGCGCTCGCCGCCCATGAGCTCGCCTATCTTTGTTCTTCTGTAGTTGTAGCTTCTCACTTCCTCGAGCGGCGGTATCTCCTCGACGCGCGGGTCTTCCGGATTGAGTATTATCCTCGTCCTGAAGTTGGCGTGGAGCTCAACTCCTCCCCTTCCCTCTCTAACGCTCGGATCGATGATCTTAATGACGTCGCCCGGGTTCAGCTCGTTGTAGTACTTTGCTACCTGAGCGTCCCAGAGAACGAGCCTTGTCTTTCCGGTTGAGTCGTAGATTATCACGTTTGCAACCTGGCCAGTTGAGCCGTCCCTCTTCTGGTACTCCCTCGGTGGGTACTTCCTCAGGATCCTCGCGACTATGTTGACGTTGGCCATTCCAGGGACAAGGTCCGCTATGTGAAGAAGCTCCTCTTTGCCCTCCAGATTAACGCCCAGTTCCTCCGCGAGCATTAAAGCTGCCGCGTGCTCGGAAATACCCTCGCGGGACGCTATCTCCGCTATCCTCTCCTCAATTTCATTCCTCGAGAGGCCTTTCTGCCTCTCGATCATCTCGATGATCTGCTCCTTTGTCAGCACTGCCATAACACTCACCTTAATGGTAATACAGGGTGGTGGTATTTAAACTTTTCTCCGGAGGCCGAGTTTCCGGAAAAAGCTCCCGTATTCCTCTCAA
This region includes:
- a CDS encoding OB-fold nucleic acid binding domain-containing protein yields the protein MAVLTKEQIIEMIERQKGLSRNEIEERIAEIASREGISEHAAALMLAEELGVNLEGKEELLHIADLVPGMANVNIVARILRKYPPREYQKRDGSTGQVANVIIYDSTGKTRLVLWDAQVAKYYNELNPGDVIKIIDPSVREGRGGVELHANFRTRIILNPEDPRVEEIPPLEEVRSYNYRRTKIGELMGGERFVEVRGTIARLYRVTVYDACPECRRKVDYEPATDTWICPEHGEIQPIKITIIDFGLDDSTGYIRTTLFGDDAAELLGKDPDEIAEKLRELVEEGLTLKEAGRKLAEEEYYYLLGREIVVRGNVVDDKFLGLILKAFGWDEVDYKREISRVRAELKEAIKEVL
- a CDS encoding geranylgeranylglycerol-phosphate geranylgeranyltransferase; amino-acid sequence: MELKAFIEITRPHNCILAGIVGLLGSIVAVGHFPDSKTALLVFLVVTLGCAGGNTINDYFDYEIDKINRPERPLPRGAMGRKAALYYSMLLFALGLVLAYMINIYAFILGTIAYVTMFIYAWKLKPLPFVGNIIVAGLTGATPLYGAVAVEHLGLAGYLAICAFLVNVAREVIKDIEDVEGDMAKGAKTLPIIWGKKRAAYVGALFALLTVIASFLPVKAGVGVGYYAMVPVDLLILYAAYLILRSQDREVAHKSQKLLKMSIFLAVMAFLIAAIV
- a CDS encoding Lrp/AsnC family transcriptional regulator, whose product is MEERPTLTPRQIRLLRKFYEEGKTIEVHTVEKTQDELAEELGITRQALSNHLKVLKELGYIRTGRGFIDLTDKALDILGEKKGDVFVFVRIEPTKRKYVYEQIKKLKIKKIYRVTGDIDLIIEADKTKLDEILEEIASLDGVKETITHIVLEVL
- a CDS encoding replication protein RepA → MEEVRYRRRKPAVERKIGEIREDDTRVALIGKAFKVDKMDYTFWLDDGTGVILIESEENVLPQNGQTVRVIGRVIRNEEGIHIYGEVIQDFSEADLEALEEIRELERKVLPRVESVIEFFGGEEL
- a CDS encoding OB-fold nucleic acid binding domain-containing protein, producing the protein MKKRLPASRVYIKDIIDGYYVKSEGDFEPNYLITKDARKVYRVKVVATVVREPVISDDETYGKLQIDDGTGTIWVLGFRDDTRFIRLVKKGDLVQIIGKVAEWRDDKQILVEGIAKVHPNMWILHRFETLKEKVEHAKKAQIAFEIYDKYGITAKAKVIAKNKGVSEDLLLTIDELYTIMLEHRNLEEELFEEEVPEVEEKTEENPELEKAKKAVLDLLKEKQKALSHKFIVKKLSKEFDEELIEEAITQLLAEGEIYEPEIGYYEPL
- a CDS encoding ribonucleoside-triphosphate reductase, encoding MEFKDELIRSLEGEELWTVITFKTPHGPGKTLEKLVEALEDAGWRITFKANWWTADIPYGLVRIDAKKDGKEKIVLGKWILGGKCELIRIENMDLIKGRDEFFRMVDSITSTLIHDPVIRTMREQY
- a CDS encoding Clp1/GlmU family protein yields the protein MNKAAYTEDVPPDRFELLDKIAQSERPIRVMLIGGTDSGKTTLLTFLANGLIEMGLRVAIIDSDVGQKGVLPPATVSLAFPKGPFDSTSNLKAYAHYFIGTTSPGQYTGEMAVGVKRLVDIAVQSVDVVLIDTTGFVTGPGIEMKRLKAELVRPELIVFLERKNELSHLRRLLSPYGEVLSLSVSDRAREHSREERREVRREKWGAYFSSAGLIDVDLNKVVPTGTELFRGRPLTAEEKELLSSLFKWLVLAGWKGERYTVVKADVENVPRHYSRSVIHAVDFEKLSNLLVGFIDKDGLCLGVGILKWINFSEMKAQILTPISLEELERAVELRFGRIRVLESGEELGLLRREEL